The Pedobacter ginsengisoli region GATGATGAAAATGCTGCCTTTACTGAGATAAAGAAGTTTACACATAACGACAGCTATGTTAAGTTACCGGGTTATAAAACAATGTCGAGTCATTTTCATAACGAGTTTATTATGAAAGTGGTGCTGGCAAATAAACCAATACCTGAAGTGCCTGATTTTGTTAATGTATTTAAGAAAACGGGGATAGATATTGTACACCTGGCAGAGTTTCATTATACGGCGCATCCTAAGGGTCCGGATGAGACAAGATTAAAAGAATTGCATGCGCTTTTTGAACAATGCAAGCGTCTTTCTGATAACAAACTTCTTTTGTTACCGGGTGAAGAGCCTAATGAGTTTTTTGGTGGCCATTGGTTAGCACTTTTTCCTAAACCGGTTTATTGGATCATGTCGCGCAAGAAAGAGGCTCCTTATAGAGAGAATCATCCTCAGTATGGTAAAATATATCATATTGGTGATAAAGATGATATGTTGAAGCTTCTTGAAGATGAAAAGGGATTGGCCTGGACAGCCCATGCCCGTACAAAGGGATCTGTAAATGCGCCTGATGTATACAAAGATGAAACATTTTTTAAATCAGATCATTTTATGGGAGCAGCATGGAAAGCAATGCCTGCAGATTTATCGGAACCAAGATTGGGGAAGAGGGTGTTAGATCTGATGGATGATATGAACAATTGGAAGCTGAAAAAATCTGTGATTACAGAAGCTGATCTTTTTACTATAACTCCTGAAAATGAGATGTATGCTCACTTAAATGTTAATTACCTGATGATGGATGATTTGCCTGAATTTGATAAGGGCTGGCAACCTGTTTTGGATGTAATGCAGCAGGGTAAGTTTTTTGCAAGTACAGGAGAGGTACTGATTCCTGAACTGACCATAAATGGAAAGCATTCTGGAGAAACGATAACGCTGGATAAATCTGGTTTTGCAAATATAAAACTTAAACTAAACTGGACCTTTCCAATGAATTTTGTAGAAATCATATCGGGTGATGGCAACAAGGTATACAGAGAAAAGGTTGATCTTACTAAAACGCAAGCCTTTGGGTCTAAGTTATTGCAGCTTAAAACTAAACTCAGTAATAGGACATGGGTAAGGGTAGAGGCATGGGATATTGCTGCAAATGGAGCTTTTAGTCAATCTTTCTACATAGAAAACAATTAACCACTTATACACAAACATGAAACGTTTATTTCTTTCATTAGGTTTGGCCGTTACCATACTTAGCGTATCCGCTCAGGAACGGAAAGCACCTGCCTATCCACTTATTACACACGATCCTTATTTTAGTATCTGGTCGTTCTCTGATAACCTCAACGTGGCACCAACAAAACACTGGACAGGTACAAATCACGCATTAACGGGATTAATTAAGGTTGATGGAAAAGTTTACAATTTTTTAGGCAAACCTGCAAAAAGCTTCGAAACGCTTGTGCCGACTGCCGAAGAGAAAAGCTACACGGCGAAATATACCGAAACAGCACCTGCGGCAGGTTGGGAAAAAACTGTTTACAATGATGCTGATTGGAAAAGCGGAAATGCTCCATTTGGTGACGGAGATGCGAAAACCCAATGGAAAAGTGACAACCTTTGGATGCGCCGTGAGTTTAATATTGAAAGCGTTGATGTAAAAGGTTTAAACCTAAGAATTAATCATGATGATAATATAGACCTGTTTTTAAACGGTGTTAAAATTTATAATTGCAATTGCTGGACTGGAAAGTATGTTTATATCCCAATTGATGAGAAGATAAAAGGGGTATTGAAAAAAGGTAAAAATGTTATCGCTGCACATATTAAAAATACCGCGGGTGGCCAATGGTTAGATGTTGGTTTATCATTTGAAAAACCAGCAGCTGAGTTAAAATCAGTAATAACTGCAAAACAGAGCAGTGTAACTATTAATGCTACACAGACTATTTATAAGTTTAGTGCCGGTAAAGTAGACCTGGAGGTTGCCTTTACATCGCCATTGCTTATGGATAATCTTGATCTGCTGGCCAGACCAGTTTCTTATGTCTCATTTAAGTTGAAAGCTAACGATGGGCAAAAACACAATGCCCAGATATTCTTTGGTGCATCAACTGATATTGCTACCAATAGTCCTACTCAAGAAATTGAGGCATCCGTTTATAAAAATGGTTCACTTTCGGTACTTAAAGCTGGTACTACTGAGCAACCTGTATTGAAAAAAAGAGGGGATGATATCAGGATAGATTGGGGATATATGTACGTTGGTGTTCCTCAAAATAGCGGTAAACAATATATAGCTTCATCAGCAAATGCTGTTTCATCTTTTATTAGTGGAAAAGCGGGTTCATCTGATGCTAAAGGAAAAAGTTTAACATTAGTTACTGTATTGCCATTTAACGTTGGTGATGCAGCAATTGAAAAAACTGTTTTGGTTGGGTATGATGATATTGAATCTGTTCAGTATTTCGGCGAGAATTTAAAGCCGTGGTGGAACCGCAAAAATAATCAGACCATAGATAAGCAGCTTACCCTTGCAAATAATGAATATGCGGCTGTTCTGCAAAAATGTATTGCATTTAATAAACAGTACTATGCAGCAAACTTAAAAGCTGGTGGAGCCGCATATGCTGATCTTTCTAATATTTCCTATCGTCAGGCAATTTCTGCGCATAAATTAGTAGAAAGCCCACAGGGAGATATCTTATTCCTTTCAAAAGAAAACTTTAGTAATGGTTCTATCAATACTGTTGATGTTACTTATCCGTCGGCACCATTGTTTTTGGTATACAATCCTGATCTGTTAAAAGGAATGTTAAATGGAATATTTTATTATAGTGAAAGTGGAAAATGGAAAAAGCCTTTTCCCGCTCATGACTTAGGTACTTACCCCTTAGCTAATGGCCAAACATATGGCGAAGATATGCCAGTAGAGGAAGCTGGTAATATGGTAATTCTTACTGCTGCAATTGCTAAAGCTGAGGGCAATGCCGAATACGCGAAAAAGCATTGGAAAACGCTTTCTGTATGGGCTGACTATTTAAGCAAGGATG contains the following coding sequences:
- a CDS encoding glutaminase family protein, with product MKRLFLSLGLAVTILSVSAQERKAPAYPLITHDPYFSIWSFSDNLNVAPTKHWTGTNHALTGLIKVDGKVYNFLGKPAKSFETLVPTAEEKSYTAKYTETAPAAGWEKTVYNDADWKSGNAPFGDGDAKTQWKSDNLWMRREFNIESVDVKGLNLRINHDDNIDLFLNGVKIYNCNCWTGKYVYIPIDEKIKGVLKKGKNVIAAHIKNTAGGQWLDVGLSFEKPAAELKSVITAKQSSVTINATQTIYKFSAGKVDLEVAFTSPLLMDNLDLLARPVSYVSFKLKANDGQKHNAQIFFGASTDIATNSPTQEIEASVYKNGSLSVLKAGTTEQPVLKKRGDDIRIDWGYMYVGVPQNSGKQYIASSANAVSSFISGKAGSSDAKGKSLTLVTVLPFNVGDAAIEKTVLVGYDDIESVQYFGENLKPWWNRKNNQTIDKQLTLANNEYAAVLQKCIAFNKQYYAANLKAGGAAYADLSNISYRQAISAHKLVESPQGDILFLSKENFSNGSINTVDVTYPSAPLFLVYNPDLLKGMLNGIFYYSESGKWKKPFPAHDLGTYPLANGQTYGEDMPVEEAGNMVILTAAIAKAEGNAEYAKKHWKTLSVWADYLSKDGFDPANQLCTDDFAGHLARNTNLSVKAIVALGGYGMLAAQLGEKEEAAKYTPMAKEMAKKWMEMADAGDHFALTFDLKNTWSQKYNLVWDKVLDLGIFPKEVYKKEINFYLNKQNTFGLPLDSRKTYTKSDWIMWTATLADNQADFEKFIKPIGKFSLETTSRVPLSDWHETTNGKQVGFQARSVVGGYAIKLLDYKLHNK